One stretch of Amycolatopsis sp. NBC_00345 DNA includes these proteins:
- a CDS encoding VWA domain-containing protein, whose translation MTEPADPDRLRRWRLVLGGGDDGTGRALSEEDRGVDAVLSALYDEREESTRGGDRRGANLAASAPRVARWLGDIRRYFPGSVVQVMQRDAVDRLGLTRMLLEPELLSAVEPDVHLVGTLLSLNGVLPEETKETARTVVRTVVTQLEERLAERTRAAVRGALDRAARTQRPRAADIDWARTVHKNLRHYSPELKTIVPERLVGFGRRQHSVQREVILAVDQSGSMAESVVYSGLFGAVLASMRALSTKFVAFDTAVADLTEHLADPVDLLFGTQLGGGTDINRALAYCQGLIERPEQTLLVLISDLYEGGVREDLLRRVGELVGSGVQVVTLLALSDSGAPFYDHENAAALAELGVPAFACTPDLFPDLMAAAIRREDLARWSATAMAT comes from the coding sequence GTGCTGGGCGGGGGCGACGACGGCACCGGCCGCGCACTGTCCGAAGAGGACAGAGGAGTCGACGCGGTGCTGTCGGCCCTCTACGACGAGCGCGAGGAGAGCACCCGCGGCGGCGACCGGCGCGGCGCGAACCTGGCGGCGTCGGCGCCACGGGTCGCGCGATGGCTGGGCGACATCCGGCGTTACTTCCCCGGCTCGGTCGTCCAGGTGATGCAGCGCGACGCCGTCGACCGGCTCGGGCTCACGCGGATGCTGCTGGAGCCGGAGCTGCTCAGTGCCGTCGAGCCGGACGTCCACCTGGTCGGCACGCTGCTCTCGCTGAACGGCGTGCTGCCCGAGGAGACGAAGGAGACCGCGCGCACCGTGGTGCGGACAGTGGTCACGCAGCTGGAGGAGCGGCTGGCCGAGCGGACCCGCGCGGCCGTGCGCGGTGCCCTCGACCGGGCGGCCCGCACCCAGCGCCCGCGCGCGGCCGACATCGACTGGGCGCGGACCGTGCACAAGAACCTGCGGCACTACTCCCCCGAGCTGAAGACCATCGTGCCCGAGCGGCTGGTCGGTTTCGGCCGGCGTCAGCACAGCGTGCAGCGCGAGGTGATCCTGGCCGTCGACCAGTCGGGCTCGATGGCGGAGTCGGTGGTGTACTCGGGCCTGTTCGGCGCGGTGCTGGCGTCGATGCGGGCGCTGAGCACGAAGTTCGTCGCGTTCGACACCGCGGTCGCCGACCTGACCGAGCACCTCGCCGACCCGGTCGACCTGCTCTTCGGCACCCAGCTGGGCGGCGGCACGGACATCAACCGCGCGCTGGCCTACTGCCAGGGCCTGATCGAGCGCCCGGAGCAGACCCTGCTGGTCCTGATCAGCGACCTGTACGAGGGCGGGGTGCGCGAAGACCTGCTGCGGCGCGTCGGCGAACTGGTCGGCTCGGGGGTCCAGGTGGTGACCCTGCTGGCCCTCTCGGACTCCGGCGCCCCGTTCTACGACCACGAAAACGCCGCCGCCCTGGCCGAGCTGGGCGTCCCGGCCTTCGCCTGCACCCCGGACCTCTTCCCGGACCTGATGGCGGCCGCCATCCGCCGTGAGGACCTGGCCCGCTGGTCGGCCACGGCGATGGCGACGTGA
- the rpmJ gene encoding 50S ribosomal protein L36, with translation MKVRTSVRSLARQPGAQVIRRHGKVFVINRDNPRNKARQG, from the coding sequence ATGAAGGTTCGCACGTCGGTCCGCTCCCTGGCCCGCCAGCCGGGCGCCCAGGTGATCCGCCGCCACGGCAAGGTTTTTGTCATCAACCGCGACAACCCGCGTAACAAGGCCCGCCAGGGCTGA
- a CDS encoding TetR/AcrR family transcriptional regulator, which produces MTSRNAAATRQRILEHAQRQFARSGYTAITVKGVADAAGVSPNLITRYFGGKDGLFLAATQVEIPVADSFDGDRSELGSRLAASIVQRWFGAPGEDPLLALQRASGERPEAAEALAAFLDTNSLEPLHHYLRDSGLDDADARNRAAAIDAFVLGVSTRRRVLRSELGDSAELQAWLGATIQRLADG; this is translated from the coding sequence ATGACTTCGCGCAATGCGGCCGCCACCCGGCAGCGGATCCTGGAACACGCGCAACGCCAGTTCGCCCGGTCCGGGTACACGGCGATCACGGTGAAAGGCGTGGCCGACGCGGCCGGTGTGTCGCCGAACCTCATCACGCGCTATTTCGGCGGCAAGGACGGCCTTTTCCTGGCGGCGACCCAGGTGGAGATCCCGGTCGCGGACTCCTTTGACGGCGACCGTTCCGAGCTGGGTTCGCGCCTCGCCGCGAGCATCGTCCAGCGCTGGTTCGGTGCGCCCGGGGAAGATCCGCTGCTGGCGCTGCAACGCGCGTCCGGTGAACGCCCGGAGGCGGCGGAGGCCCTGGCCGCGTTCCTCGACACGAACTCGCTGGAGCCGCTGCACCACTACCTGCGCGACAGCGGCCTGGACGACGCGGACGCCCGCAACCGGGCCGCGGCGATCGACGCTTTTGTCCTCGGCGTCTCGACCCGTCGCCGGGTCCTGCGGTCCGAACTCGGCGACTCCGCTGAGCTTCAGGCCTGGCTGGGCGCCACCATCCAACGCCTCGCCGACGGCTGA
- a CDS encoding epoxide hydrolase family protein, with product MNDEMRDRLRQTRRVTTPWSDDGTRGITGTHLDKLLERWANGYDWGVHERRIDGLPWVTVRAGGTELRLIHQRSADPGAPVVVLLHGWPDSVLRFERVLPLLTDVHVVVPALPGFPFAAPLTAPGMSVNRIAGIVADALDELGYPRYTVSGGDVGATVAELLAAEHPDRVAALHLTNIAPQHAFAADPAKLAPDAAAYLGRAAQWFRTEGGYIAEQSTRPNTLAVALGDSPAGLAAWIIEKLESWSDGPAFTPDELLTWVTAYWVTGTIGTSFATYAEPVTLPDRIETPTVLSVFPRDLKPEPRSYAEAFLNIREYVEHEAGGHFAAWEQPEAYADDVHRAVKLGG from the coding sequence ATGAACGACGAGATGCGGGACCGACTCCGGCAGACGCGGCGGGTCACGACCCCGTGGAGCGACGACGGAACCCGCGGCATCACCGGCACCCACCTCGACAAGCTGCTCGAACGCTGGGCGAACGGCTACGACTGGGGCGTGCACGAGCGCCGCATCGACGGGCTTCCCTGGGTGACCGTAAGAGCGGGCGGCACCGAGCTGCGGCTGATCCACCAGCGATCCGCGGATCCCGGCGCACCGGTTGTCGTGCTGCTGCACGGCTGGCCCGACTCGGTGCTGCGGTTCGAGCGCGTCCTGCCTCTGCTCACGGACGTGCACGTGGTGGTTCCCGCGCTGCCGGGCTTCCCGTTCGCGGCTCCGCTCACCGCTCCCGGCATGTCGGTCAACCGGATCGCCGGGATCGTCGCGGACGCCCTGGACGAGCTCGGTTACCCGCGGTACACGGTGTCCGGCGGCGATGTGGGCGCCACCGTCGCGGAGCTCCTCGCGGCCGAGCACCCGGACCGGGTGGCCGCCCTGCACCTCACGAACATCGCCCCGCAGCACGCGTTCGCGGCGGACCCGGCGAAGCTCGCGCCCGACGCGGCGGCCTACCTCGGCCGGGCGGCGCAGTGGTTCCGGACCGAGGGCGGGTACATCGCGGAGCAGTCGACGCGGCCGAACACCCTCGCCGTCGCGCTGGGCGATTCACCCGCCGGCCTCGCGGCGTGGATCATCGAGAAACTCGAGTCCTGGTCCGACGGGCCGGCCTTCACCCCGGACGAGCTGCTCACCTGGGTCACCGCCTACTGGGTCACCGGCACGATCGGCACCTCGTTCGCCACCTACGCCGAACCGGTCACCCTCCCCGACCGGATCGAGACACCGACCGTGCTTTCGGTGTTCCCGCGCGACCTCAAGCCGGAGCCGCGAAGCTACGCCGAGGCGTTCCTGAACATCCGCGAGTACGTGGAACACGAAGCGGGCGGCCACTTCGCCGCCTGGGAACAACCCGAGGCCTACGCCGACGACGTCCACCGCGCGGTCAAGCTGGGCGGCTGA
- a CDS encoding polysaccharide lyase 8 family protein — translation MPVNRRTALRGGAITAAAVALAGTVRPAFAAGLAPGGLASAGLAPDPYQAIVAGYRELQTGINRPSPERTAALKNLGRVAKSYNDSMTVTGGPLWTDLPLGPGSDYTTSMYGRLRAIAVDWGTPGGTLSGDPAVLARIKAALELIYTSQYNPQVGEIGNWYTYEIGVPYYVLHTLVTVAGELTADELARYVSPIKRFVGNPNVRANNTAVVETGANRADKALISIVSGALTGDAAWIKTGIDAITDVAGGGAASVVAKLDKAAGDGFHVDGSFIQHDTIPYPGHYGIVLLTALAGAIHVTEGTGYALPDDLKQKVYALVGDTFAPFVYAGALMEPVRGRMLSRQGETGHDIGHQLTVSTLVLARSATGAAKDGLSGLAAKWIGEGTYAPFLQIPDPERFAPGPDLVATPGIELAQEMLAARVRPAPIVATHRIFGQQDRMVHVTEGWSGALGVGSTRISRYESINGMNQHGWHVGDGVLYTFLPNAKGHYSDAYWPTVDPLLLPGTTTKTGPAGALDATPLSTKAHVGGVRWDARHGAYAMDFVSADGTLTAKKSWFFTPSGVVCLGAGITDASGEQVRTTVENRNLGENGRGVLLADARLISTAPGKANALRKPRWLHLDGVAGYVLLEDAQVTALREDRTGTWRDVDTGANTKGTTDPYTRRYQKLVIEHGVKPADARYAYAVLPAASVVGTVASLLTWRVRANTAAAQAVRLADHTLLANFYSAGTVDEVAVSGPASVALGRTGGGWSLAVSDPTQLQDSIEVKVRHTTVKVPVKGTFGATQVVALR, via the coding sequence ATGCCCGTAAACCGGAGAACTGCTTTGCGCGGCGGCGCCATCACGGCCGCTGCGGTCGCGCTGGCCGGCACCGTGCGGCCCGCTTTCGCTGCGGGCCTCGCACCCGGCGGCCTCGCATCCGCGGGCCTCGCGCCCGACCCGTACCAGGCCATCGTGGCCGGCTACCGCGAGCTGCAGACCGGCATCAACCGGCCGTCGCCGGAGCGCACGGCGGCGCTGAAGAACCTGGGCCGGGTCGCGAAGTCCTACAACGACAGCATGACGGTGACCGGAGGTCCACTGTGGACCGACCTGCCGCTGGGGCCGGGCAGCGACTACACCACGTCGATGTACGGGCGGCTGCGCGCCATCGCGGTCGACTGGGGCACCCCCGGCGGCACGCTGTCCGGTGACCCGGCGGTGCTGGCGCGGATCAAGGCGGCGCTCGAGCTGATCTACACCAGCCAGTACAACCCGCAGGTCGGCGAGATCGGCAACTGGTACACCTACGAGATCGGGGTGCCGTACTACGTGCTGCACACGCTCGTCACGGTCGCCGGCGAGCTGACGGCCGACGAGCTGGCCCGCTACGTCAGCCCGATCAAGCGGTTCGTGGGGAACCCGAACGTGCGCGCCAACAACACCGCGGTCGTCGAGACCGGCGCGAACCGGGCGGACAAGGCGCTGATCTCCATCGTCTCGGGCGCGCTGACCGGTGACGCGGCGTGGATCAAGACGGGCATCGACGCCATCACCGACGTCGCGGGCGGCGGCGCGGCGAGCGTCGTCGCGAAGCTCGACAAGGCCGCGGGCGACGGCTTCCACGTCGACGGCTCGTTCATCCAGCACGACACCATCCCGTACCCCGGGCACTACGGCATCGTGCTGCTCACCGCGCTGGCCGGCGCCATCCACGTCACCGAGGGGACCGGCTACGCGCTGCCGGACGACCTCAAGCAGAAGGTGTACGCGCTCGTCGGCGACACCTTCGCGCCGTTCGTCTACGCGGGCGCGCTGATGGAGCCGGTGCGCGGCCGCATGCTCTCGCGGCAGGGCGAGACCGGGCACGACATCGGCCACCAGCTGACCGTCTCCACGCTGGTGCTCGCGCGTTCGGCCACCGGCGCGGCGAAGGACGGGCTGTCCGGCCTCGCGGCCAAGTGGATCGGTGAGGGCACGTACGCGCCGTTCCTGCAGATCCCGGACCCCGAGCGGTTCGCGCCCGGGCCCGACCTGGTGGCGACGCCGGGCATCGAGCTCGCGCAGGAGATGCTGGCGGCCCGCGTGCGGCCGGCGCCGATCGTGGCCACGCACCGGATCTTCGGCCAGCAGGACCGGATGGTGCACGTGACCGAGGGCTGGTCCGGCGCGCTCGGCGTCGGCTCCACGCGCATCTCGCGGTACGAGTCGATCAACGGCATGAACCAGCACGGCTGGCACGTCGGCGACGGCGTGCTCTACACGTTCCTGCCGAACGCGAAGGGCCACTACTCCGACGCGTACTGGCCGACGGTCGACCCGCTGCTGCTGCCCGGCACCACCACCAAGACCGGCCCGGCGGGCGCGCTCGACGCCACGCCGTTGAGTACCAAGGCCCACGTCGGTGGCGTCCGCTGGGACGCGCGGCACGGCGCGTACGCGATGGATTTCGTTTCCGCCGACGGGACTTTGACGGCGAAGAAGTCCTGGTTCTTCACCCCGTCCGGGGTGGTTTGCCTCGGCGCCGGGATCACGGATGCCTCGGGCGAACAGGTCCGGACCACTGTCGAGAACCGCAATCTCGGCGAAAACGGCCGTGGTGTCTTGCTGGCCGACGCCCGCCTGATCTCCACCGCGCCGGGCAAGGCGAACGCGCTGCGCAAGCCGCGCTGGCTGCACCTCGACGGCGTCGCCGGTTACGTGCTGCTCGAAGACGCCCAGGTCACCGCGTTGCGGGAAGATCGCACCGGTACCTGGCGCGACGTCGACACGGGCGCCAACACCAAGGGCACCACGGACCCGTACACGCGGCGCTACCAGAAGCTGGTGATCGAGCACGGGGTGAAGCCCGCCGACGCTCGTTACGCGTACGCGGTGCTGCCGGCGGCGTCGGTGGTGGGGACTGTCGCGTCGTTGCTCACCTGGCGTGTTCGTGCGAACACCGCTGCGGCGCAAGCTGTCCGGCTGGCTGACCACACCCTGCTGGCTAATTTCTACAGTGCGGGTACTGTTGACGAAGTAGCTGTCTCAGGACCAGCGTCGGTCGCACTGGGGCGAACCGGCGGCGGCTGGTCACTCGCCGTCTCCGACCCGACTCAGCTCCAGGACAGCATCGAGGTGAAGGTGCGGCATACCACGGTGAAGGTGCCTGTCAAGGGCACTTTCGGCGCCACTCAGGTGGTAGCGCTGCGCTGA
- a CDS encoding aldehyde dehydrogenase (NADP(+)) produces the protein MSRETSAPELEHILAAAAAAARPFAAATPAERAGWLAAVADALDAEAEELIALAHTETHLPAAPRLKGELARTTFQLRLFGQVLRDGAFLGATVDHADADWPMGARPDIRRVLVPIGPALVFAASNFPFAFSVAGGDTASALAAGCPVVLKAHPGHEELSTRTGEIVVSALAAAGAPEGVFAVIHGFEQGITALKDPRIAAASFTGSVPGGRALFDIAVSRPTPIPFYGELGSVNPVVVTPGAVAARGEAVAKAYSGSFSLGAGQFCTKPGLLLLPEGHGLEGTLREAVGGVARQPMLNERIASGFAHKLSELRSAPGVETLVDGTHQGEEFTPSLLATTAKEFLAGGEAVREEHFGPASLIVTYRDQTELIEVLETLEPGLTATIQGEEDEAEYVRPLLAPLTRLAGRLLWNDWPTGVTVSWAQQHGGSYPATTAPTTTSVGTAAIERFQRPVAWQGFPDALLPEPLREDNPWQLPRRTDGAR, from the coding sequence ATGAGCCGAGAGACCTCCGCCCCGGAGCTCGAGCACATCCTCGCCGCGGCCGCTGCCGCCGCCCGGCCGTTCGCGGCCGCCACCCCGGCCGAGCGGGCCGGCTGGCTGGCCGCCGTCGCCGACGCGCTCGACGCCGAGGCCGAAGAGCTGATCGCCCTCGCCCACACCGAGACCCACCTGCCCGCCGCGCCGCGGCTCAAGGGCGAGCTGGCCCGCACCACGTTCCAGCTGCGGCTGTTCGGCCAGGTGCTGCGCGACGGCGCGTTCCTCGGCGCGACCGTCGACCACGCCGACGCGGACTGGCCGATGGGCGCGCGCCCGGACATCCGCCGCGTGCTGGTGCCGATCGGGCCGGCGCTGGTCTTCGCGGCCAGCAACTTCCCGTTCGCGTTCAGCGTGGCCGGCGGCGACACGGCGTCCGCGCTGGCCGCGGGCTGCCCGGTGGTGCTCAAGGCGCACCCCGGCCACGAGGAGCTGTCCACGCGCACGGGCGAAATCGTCGTGTCCGCGCTGGCCGCCGCTGGTGCGCCGGAGGGCGTCTTCGCCGTGATCCACGGCTTCGAGCAGGGCATCACGGCACTGAAGGACCCGCGGATCGCCGCGGCGTCGTTCACCGGTTCCGTGCCCGGCGGGCGCGCGCTGTTCGACATCGCCGTCTCCCGCCCGACTCCCATCCCGTTCTACGGCGAGCTGGGCAGCGTCAACCCGGTGGTGGTCACCCCGGGCGCGGTCGCCGCGCGTGGCGAGGCGGTGGCGAAGGCGTACAGCGGCTCGTTCAGCCTCGGCGCCGGCCAGTTCTGCACCAAGCCGGGCCTGCTGCTCCTGCCGGAGGGCCACGGCCTGGAGGGCACCCTGCGCGAGGCCGTCGGCGGGGTCGCCCGCCAGCCGATGCTCAACGAGCGCATCGCGTCCGGGTTCGCGCACAAGCTTTCGGAGCTGCGCTCGGCGCCGGGCGTCGAGACGCTCGTGGACGGCACGCACCAGGGCGAGGAGTTCACCCCGAGCCTGCTCGCCACCACCGCGAAGGAGTTCCTGGCCGGCGGCGAGGCGGTGCGCGAGGAGCACTTCGGTCCCGCGTCGCTGATCGTCACCTACCGCGACCAGACGGAGCTGATCGAGGTGCTGGAGACGCTGGAGCCGGGCCTCACCGCCACCATCCAGGGCGAGGAGGACGAGGCCGAGTACGTCCGCCCGCTGCTGGCGCCGCTGACCCGGCTGGCCGGACGGCTGCTCTGGAACGACTGGCCCACCGGCGTCACCGTGAGCTGGGCGCAGCAGCACGGCGGCTCGTACCCGGCCACCACCGCGCCGACGACCACGTCGGTCGGCACCGCGGCGATCGAGCGGTTCCAGCGCCCGGTCGCCTGGCAGGGCTTCCCCGACGCGCTGCTGCCCGAGCCGCTGCGCGAGGACAACCCGTGGCAGCTGCCGCGGCGCACGGACGGGGCCCGCTGA
- a CDS encoding glucarate dehydratase family protein, with amino-acid sequence MKILDVVLTPVAFADPPLLNVMGVHEPFALRSVVQIQCEDGVVGLGESYGDSAFLGEVRKVLPELAGHDVFDLPGLKRIITRVLAGTVLTDEHGLIGGFSIRKTIASVYALFEVACLDAQGHYLGRPVVDLLGGKARDAVDFSAYLFYKYGAHIGAEEDSWGEVVTPDALVGEAKRMVDEYGFRSIKLKGGVFEPAQEVDGIRALAEAFPGHPLRIDPNAAWTVETSIRVAEELDGVLEYLEDPTPGIEGMAKVAERASMPLATNMCVVNFGDIEPAFRARAIGVLLSDHHFWGGMRDTQALSVTCESFGVGLSMHSNSHLGISLAAMVHVAAATPHLTYACDTHWPWKTADVIAPGALEFAGGAVAVPGKPGLGIEIDPDALAAAHENYVRCGLTKRDDVTYMRKWTPGFEPNTARW; translated from the coding sequence ATGAAGATCCTGGACGTAGTACTCACCCCGGTCGCCTTCGCCGACCCGCCGCTGCTGAACGTGATGGGCGTGCACGAGCCGTTCGCGTTGCGCAGCGTGGTGCAGATCCAGTGTGAAGACGGCGTCGTGGGCCTCGGCGAGTCCTACGGCGACTCGGCGTTCCTCGGCGAGGTGCGCAAGGTGCTGCCGGAGCTGGCCGGGCACGACGTGTTCGACCTGCCGGGGCTCAAGCGGATCATCACGCGGGTGCTCGCGGGCACCGTGCTGACCGACGAGCACGGCCTGATCGGCGGGTTCTCCATCCGCAAGACGATCGCCAGCGTGTACGCGCTGTTCGAGGTCGCCTGCCTCGACGCGCAGGGCCACTACCTCGGCCGCCCGGTCGTCGACCTGCTCGGTGGCAAGGCGCGCGACGCCGTCGACTTCTCCGCGTACCTGTTCTACAAGTACGGCGCCCACATCGGCGCGGAGGAGGACAGCTGGGGCGAGGTCGTCACGCCGGACGCGCTCGTCGGCGAGGCGAAGCGGATGGTCGACGAGTACGGCTTCCGCTCGATCAAGCTCAAGGGCGGCGTTTTCGAGCCGGCGCAAGAGGTCGACGGCATCCGCGCGCTCGCCGAGGCGTTCCCCGGCCACCCGCTGCGGATCGACCCGAACGCCGCGTGGACCGTCGAAACGAGCATCCGCGTCGCCGAAGAGCTGGACGGCGTCCTGGAGTACCTCGAAGACCCGACGCCGGGCATCGAGGGCATGGCGAAGGTGGCCGAGCGCGCGAGCATGCCGCTGGCCACCAACATGTGCGTGGTGAACTTCGGCGACATCGAGCCGGCGTTCCGCGCCCGCGCCATCGGCGTGCTGCTGTCCGACCACCACTTCTGGGGCGGGATGCGGGACACGCAGGCGCTTTCGGTGACCTGCGAGAGCTTCGGCGTGGGCCTGTCGATGCACTCCAACAGCCACCTCGGCATCAGCCTCGCCGCGATGGTGCACGTCGCCGCCGCGACGCCGCACCTGACCTACGCCTGCGACACGCACTGGCCGTGGAAGACCGCCGACGTGATCGCGCCCGGCGCGCTGGAGTTCGCCGGTGGCGCGGTCGCGGTGCCGGGCAAACCGGGGCTGGGCATCGAGATCGACCCCGACGCGCTCGCCGCGGCGCACGAGAACTACGTCCGATGTGGACTGACCAAGCGGGACGACGTCACCTACATGCGCAAGTGGACCCCCGGGTTCGAGCCGAACACGGCGAGGTGGTGA
- a CDS encoding 5-dehydro-4-deoxyglucarate dehydratase — MAQTEIELDGLLAFPLTPFTDDLEVNLDGFAENVESHVAAGAGALFVACGTGEFSSLSPGEVAAVLAKAREVAAGRVPVWVGAGGGAAAARAGVAAAQAGGADGVLLLPPYLVTGPQAGLIDYVRYAVGDTSVPVIVYHRGTGVFTAPTAAKLLDIPSVVGLKDGYGDVEVMTRIVTTIRSLGTERSDGFLFFNGLPTAEVSAKAYAAIGVARYSSAVHCFAPEIAHRFHRALAEGDTAVMDSLLAGFYLPLVALRDETPGFAVSLVKAAARLRGDKVGTIRPPLIEPTAEQIDRLGKVVEGGFAVLKGIEGR, encoded by the coding sequence ATGGCACAGACCGAGATCGAGCTGGACGGCCTGCTGGCGTTCCCGCTGACCCCGTTCACCGACGACCTCGAGGTGAACCTCGACGGGTTCGCGGAGAACGTGGAGAGCCACGTGGCCGCCGGCGCGGGTGCGCTGTTCGTCGCCTGCGGGACCGGCGAGTTCAGCTCGCTCTCGCCCGGCGAGGTCGCGGCCGTGCTGGCGAAAGCGCGTGAGGTGGCCGCCGGGCGCGTGCCCGTGTGGGTCGGCGCCGGCGGCGGTGCCGCGGCCGCGCGCGCGGGTGTCGCGGCCGCGCAGGCCGGCGGCGCCGACGGCGTGCTGCTGCTCCCGCCGTACCTGGTCACCGGCCCGCAGGCCGGGCTCATCGACTACGTCCGCTACGCCGTCGGCGACACGAGCGTGCCGGTAATCGTGTACCACCGCGGCACCGGCGTGTTCACCGCGCCGACGGCCGCGAAGCTGCTCGACATCCCGTCGGTGGTCGGCCTCAAGGACGGCTACGGCGACGTCGAGGTGATGACCCGCATCGTGACCACCATCCGGTCGCTGGGCACCGAGCGTTCCGACGGGTTCCTGTTCTTCAACGGCCTGCCCACCGCCGAGGTGTCGGCGAAGGCGTACGCGGCCATCGGCGTCGCCCGCTACTCCTCGGCTGTGCACTGCTTCGCGCCCGAGATCGCCCACCGCTTCCACCGCGCGCTCGCCGAGGGCGACACCGCCGTGATGGACAGCCTGCTCGCCGGCTTCTACCTGCCGCTGGTGGCGCTGCGCGACGAGACGCCGGGCTTCGCCGTCTCACTGGTGAAGGCGGCCGCGCGGCTGCGCGGCGACAAGGTCGGCACGATCCGGCCGCCGCTGATCGAGCCGACCGCCGAGCAGATCGACCGGCTCGGCAAGGTCGTCGAGGGCGGTTTCGCGGTGCTGAAGGGGATCGAGGGCCGCTGA
- a CDS encoding IclR family transcriptional regulator, whose protein sequence is MPQKLDTAVAASGTTPGAEPAGVKSARRAIDLIETFAANDVWLSLSDLHARTGFPRSSLHGLLRTLLEAGWLEADANTARYRLGVRALICGTAYLDRDAIVPFATEALERIREKTGFTAHFARRNATEVVYLETRESQHSTHLVSRVGRTLPTHATALGKALLAELTHDEIESLMPAELPPLTPNTITDMEALHADLARTRERGYAAEREEGTLGVRCVAAVIPYRIPGTDAMSCSMPIGQVDDADVQRVGELLAETTAELGQQLRRAGIR, encoded by the coding sequence ATGCCGCAGAAGCTCGACACCGCGGTCGCGGCGAGCGGCACCACGCCCGGCGCGGAGCCCGCGGGCGTGAAGTCCGCGCGGCGCGCGATCGACCTGATCGAGACCTTCGCCGCGAACGACGTCTGGCTGTCGCTGTCGGACCTGCACGCGCGCACCGGTTTCCCGCGCTCCAGCCTGCACGGCCTGCTGCGCACGCTGCTGGAGGCGGGCTGGCTGGAGGCGGACGCGAACACCGCGCGCTACCGCCTCGGCGTGCGCGCGCTGATCTGCGGCACCGCGTACCTCGACCGCGACGCGATCGTCCCGTTCGCCACCGAGGCGCTGGAGCGCATCCGGGAGAAGACCGGGTTCACGGCGCACTTCGCGCGCCGCAACGCCACCGAGGTCGTCTACCTGGAGACGCGCGAGTCGCAGCACTCGACGCACCTCGTCTCGCGCGTCGGCCGCACGCTGCCCACCCACGCCACGGCGCTGGGCAAGGCGCTGCTGGCCGAGCTGACGCACGACGAGATCGAGAGCCTGATGCCGGCGGAGCTGCCGCCGCTCACCCCGAACACGATCACCGACATGGAAGCGCTGCACGCCGACCTCGCGCGCACCCGCGAGCGCGGGTACGCGGCCGAGAGAGAAGAAGGCACCCTCGGCGTCCGCTGTGTCGCCGCGGTGATCCCGTACCGCATCCCCGGCACCGACGCGATGAGCTGCTCGATGCCGATCGGCCAGGTCGACGACGCGGACGTCCAGCGCGTCGGCGAGCTGCTGGCCGAGACCACCGCCGAGCTCGGGCAGCAGCTGCGCCGGGCCGGCATCCGCTGA
- a CDS encoding NAD-dependent epimerase/dehydratase family protein has product MADQRVLITGSAGIVGTLMRPRLRRPGRVLRLLDLAAQPAAEDGEAVEIVTGSVTDPAVMAGACAGADALIHLGGHSRENSWEATLDVNINGTHTVLEAARQAGVKRVVLASSNHAVGFRRNADAGEGGLPADSSPRPDTYYGVSKAAIESLGSLYHSRFGLDVIVVRIGSCFETPLQLGPRGLTTWLSPDDGARLFEACLSAPSPGYRLIWGVSDNTRRIYSLAEAEALGYKSLDNAEAYAEQLAGKPGPTGAAAEFVGGPFCTAPLGEFNPI; this is encoded by the coding sequence ATGGCAGACCAGCGCGTGCTGATCACCGGATCGGCAGGCATCGTCGGCACCCTGATGCGGCCGCGGCTGCGCCGTCCCGGCCGGGTGCTGCGGCTGCTCGACCTCGCCGCGCAGCCCGCCGCCGAGGACGGCGAGGCCGTCGAGATCGTGACCGGCTCGGTCACCGACCCGGCCGTGATGGCCGGGGCCTGCGCGGGGGCCGACGCCCTGATCCACCTCGGCGGGCACAGCCGCGAGAACTCGTGGGAAGCCACGCTGGACGTCAACATCAACGGCACCCACACCGTGCTGGAAGCCGCGCGCCAGGCCGGCGTCAAGCGTGTGGTCCTGGCGTCGAGCAACCACGCGGTGGGCTTCCGCCGCAACGCCGACGCGGGCGAGGGCGGCCTGCCCGCCGACTCCAGCCCGCGCCCGGACACCTACTACGGCGTGAGCAAGGCGGCCATCGAGTCGCTCGGCAGCCTGTACCACTCCCGGTTCGGCCTGGACGTGATCGTGGTCCGCATCGGCTCGTGTTTCGAGACGCCGCTGCAGCTCGGCCCGCGCGGGCTGACCACGTGGCTCTCGCCGGACGACGGCGCGCGGCTGTTCGAGGCCTGCCTGAGCGCTCCCTCGCCGGGCTACCGGCTGATCTGGGGCGTCTCGGACAACACACGGCGGATCTACTCGCTCGCCGAGGCCGAGGCGCTGGGTTACAAGTCCCTCGACAACGCCGAGGCCTACGCCGAACAGCTCGCGGGCAAGCCCGGCCCGACCGGCGCGGCCGCCGAGTTCGTCGGCGGCCCGTTCTGCACCGCGCCGCTGGGCGAGTTCAACCCGATCTGA